A genomic region of Magnolia sinica isolate HGM2019 chromosome 6, MsV1, whole genome shotgun sequence contains the following coding sequences:
- the LOC131248498 gene encoding dihydrodipicolinate reductase-like protein CRR1, chloroplastic isoform X3: protein MAALNCPFQPTNYKGTKKIHATPLISCSMQSSQTNIKVVINGAAKEIGRAAIVAVTKARGMEVAGAVDSVLVGEDAGKVCNMEEPLEIPIISDLTMVLGSISQSKAVSVVIDFTDPTTVYDNVKQATAFGMRSVVYVPRISDDTVTALSAFCEKASMGCLVAPTLSVGSVLLQQAAISASFHYKNVEIVESRPNASDLPSPDAIQIANNMSNLGQIYNREDLSTDVLARGQVLGEDGIRVHSLVLPGLPSSTTVHFSGPGEVYSLRHDITDVQCLMPGLLLAIRRVVRLKNLVYGLEKFL, encoded by the exons ATGGCAGCCTTGAACTGCCCATTCCAGCCTACAAATTACAAAGGAACAAAGAAAATCCATGCCACCCCTCTCATATCTTGCTCAATGCAATCGTCCCAAACCAATATCAAG GTGGTAATCAATGGTGCAGCCAAGGAAATTGGGAGGGCTGCCATAGTTGCAGTAACTAAAGCCAGAGGAATGGAAGTAGCTGGTGCTGTGGATTCTGTTCTTGTGGGAGAAGATGCTGGGAAG GTGTGTAATATGGAGGAGCCTTTGGAAATACCTATCATCAGTGATTTGACCATGGTTTTGGGTTCCATCTCTCAG TCGAAAGCAGTTAGTGTGGTCATCGATTTCACCGACCCGACAACGGTTTATGACAATGTGAAACAG GCGACGGCCTTTGGCATGCGGAGTGTTGTTTATGTGCCGCGGATTAGCGATGATACAGTGACAGCATTATCTGCATTCTGTGAGAAGGCCAGCATG GGCTGTCTTGTTGCGCCGACGCTCTCTGTTGGTTCTGTACTTCTTCAACAAGCCGCTATTTCAGCCTCGTTCCACTACAAAAATGTAGAGATTGTTGAATCAAGACCTAATGCTTCG GACCTTCCATCACCTGATGCAATCCAGATCGCCAATAACATGTCTAATCTTGGTCAGATATACAACAGAGAAGATCTCTCGACAGATGTTTTG GCAAGAGGTCAAGTGCTCGGTGAGGATGGCATACGGGTGCATAGCTTGGTCCTTCCAGGGCTTCCCTCCAGTACGACCGTTCATTTCTCTGGTCCGGGGGAG GTTTACTCCCTCCGACATGACATCACAGACGTGCAATGTCTCATGCCAGGCTTACTCCTTGCCATTAGGAGGGTTGTCCGCCTCAAG aatctggtgtatggctTGGAGAAGTTTCTATAG
- the LOC131248498 gene encoding dihydrodipicolinate reductase-like protein CRR1, chloroplastic isoform X1, producing MAALNCPFQPTNYKGTKKIHATPLISCSMQSSQTNIKVVINGAAKEIGRAAIVAVTKARGMEVAGAVDSVLVGEDAGKVCNMEEPLEIPIISDLTMVLGSISQSKAVSVVIDFTDPTTVYDNVKQATAFGMRSVVYVPRISDDTVTALSAFCEKASMGCLVAPTLSVGSVLLQQAAISASFHYKNVEIVESRPNASDLPSPDAIQIANNMSNLGQIYNREDLSTDVLARGQVLGEDGIRVHSLVLPGLPSSTTVHFSGPGEVYSLRHDITDVQCLMPGLLLAIRRVVRLKVIGIQDFSLVLLGFLNFLASDLLRL from the exons ATGGCAGCCTTGAACTGCCCATTCCAGCCTACAAATTACAAAGGAACAAAGAAAATCCATGCCACCCCTCTCATATCTTGCTCAATGCAATCGTCCCAAACCAATATCAAG GTGGTAATCAATGGTGCAGCCAAGGAAATTGGGAGGGCTGCCATAGTTGCAGTAACTAAAGCCAGAGGAATGGAAGTAGCTGGTGCTGTGGATTCTGTTCTTGTGGGAGAAGATGCTGGGAAG GTGTGTAATATGGAGGAGCCTTTGGAAATACCTATCATCAGTGATTTGACCATGGTTTTGGGTTCCATCTCTCAG TCGAAAGCAGTTAGTGTGGTCATCGATTTCACCGACCCGACAACGGTTTATGACAATGTGAAACAG GCGACGGCCTTTGGCATGCGGAGTGTTGTTTATGTGCCGCGGATTAGCGATGATACAGTGACAGCATTATCTGCATTCTGTGAGAAGGCCAGCATG GGCTGTCTTGTTGCGCCGACGCTCTCTGTTGGTTCTGTACTTCTTCAACAAGCCGCTATTTCAGCCTCGTTCCACTACAAAAATGTAGAGATTGTTGAATCAAGACCTAATGCTTCG GACCTTCCATCACCTGATGCAATCCAGATCGCCAATAACATGTCTAATCTTGGTCAGATATACAACAGAGAAGATCTCTCGACAGATGTTTTG GCAAGAGGTCAAGTGCTCGGTGAGGATGGCATACGGGTGCATAGCTTGGTCCTTCCAGGGCTTCCCTCCAGTACGACCGTTCATTTCTCTGGTCCGGGGGAG GTTTACTCCCTCCGACATGACATCACAGACGTGCAATGTCTCATGCCAGGCTTACTCCTTGCCATTAGGAGGGTTGTCCGCCTCAAGGTAATTGGCATTCAAGATTTCTCTTTAGTTCTTTTGGGCTTCTTGAATTTCCTTGCCTCAGACTTGCTCAGACTGTAA
- the LOC131248498 gene encoding dihydrodipicolinate reductase-like protein CRR1, chloroplastic isoform X2, giving the protein MAALNCPFQPTNYKGTKKIHATPLISCSMQSSQTNIKVVINGAAKEIGRAAIVAVTKARGMEVAGAVDSVLVGEDAGKVCNMEEPLEIPIISDLTMVLGSISQSKAVSVVIDFTDPTTVYDNVKQATAFGMRSVVYVPRISDDTVTALSAFCEKASMGCLVAPTLSVGSVLLQQAAISASFHYKNVEIVESRPNASDLPSPDAIQIANNMSNLGQIYNREDLSTDVLARGQVLGEDGIRVHSLVLPGLPSSTTVHFSGPGEVYSLRHDITDVQCLMPGLLLAIRRVVRLKTVNCLQNLVYGLEKFL; this is encoded by the exons ATGGCAGCCTTGAACTGCCCATTCCAGCCTACAAATTACAAAGGAACAAAGAAAATCCATGCCACCCCTCTCATATCTTGCTCAATGCAATCGTCCCAAACCAATATCAAG GTGGTAATCAATGGTGCAGCCAAGGAAATTGGGAGGGCTGCCATAGTTGCAGTAACTAAAGCCAGAGGAATGGAAGTAGCTGGTGCTGTGGATTCTGTTCTTGTGGGAGAAGATGCTGGGAAG GTGTGTAATATGGAGGAGCCTTTGGAAATACCTATCATCAGTGATTTGACCATGGTTTTGGGTTCCATCTCTCAG TCGAAAGCAGTTAGTGTGGTCATCGATTTCACCGACCCGACAACGGTTTATGACAATGTGAAACAG GCGACGGCCTTTGGCATGCGGAGTGTTGTTTATGTGCCGCGGATTAGCGATGATACAGTGACAGCATTATCTGCATTCTGTGAGAAGGCCAGCATG GGCTGTCTTGTTGCGCCGACGCTCTCTGTTGGTTCTGTACTTCTTCAACAAGCCGCTATTTCAGCCTCGTTCCACTACAAAAATGTAGAGATTGTTGAATCAAGACCTAATGCTTCG GACCTTCCATCACCTGATGCAATCCAGATCGCCAATAACATGTCTAATCTTGGTCAGATATACAACAGAGAAGATCTCTCGACAGATGTTTTG GCAAGAGGTCAAGTGCTCGGTGAGGATGGCATACGGGTGCATAGCTTGGTCCTTCCAGGGCTTCCCTCCAGTACGACCGTTCATTTCTCTGGTCCGGGGGAG GTTTACTCCCTCCGACATGACATCACAGACGTGCAATGTCTCATGCCAGGCTTACTCCTTGCCATTAGGAGGGTTGTCCGCCTCAAG ACTGTAAATTGTTtgcagaatctggtgtatggctTGGAGAAGTTTCTATAG